A DNA window from Candidatus Saccharimonadales bacterium contains the following coding sequences:
- a CDS encoding AtpZ/AtpI family protein: protein MSTSPNDRDEHQVPPKTSSTVILLLLTMGDTTWRMFVPVIGLLVLGLFVDQWLNTKPWIMIIGLILGVGLAALLVKRQFNKVKQ, encoded by the coding sequence ATGAGTACATCACCAAACGACCGTGATGAGCACCAGGTGCCGCCGAAGACTTCCTCGACGGTCATTTTATTGCTACTGACTATGGGTGATACGACCTGGCGGATGTTCGTGCCGGTTATCGGTCTGTTGGTACTTGGTCTTTTCGTAGATCAATGGCTTAATACCAAACCATGGATCATGATTATCGGACTGATTCTAGGAGTCGGTTTGGCAGCCCTACTCGTTAAACGTCAATTTAATAAGGTTAAACAATAA
- a CDS encoding glycosyltransferase, with protein MKILIAADLHWPTINGVATFSRNLAKGLSARGHEVLVIAPSQTGKSYEEYDGNYLIKRTVSVPFLPINNIRISVSPYLEVRKIIKDFQPDVIHVQSPLMVGLASLQVGGRNNIPLVATNHAMSENLIENMRLLLPMARPINRLLKEYARLIYRNVSYMTLPTESAIGMFGDTPEKMPMPIEAVSNGVDLRHFKPGDVSKDLYDRFKLPTDRPIVMYVGRLDAEKHISTLVKAFTRVREKHDAHLLVVGYGNDSDRLQELARDKGIMSDTTFTGFVSEEDKELLYRLGTVYCMTSPAELQCISMLEAMASGLPVVSVDAGPLKELCQDGHNGYLCEVDNDSDMADKISKILSDENRRQQMGVESLAIATTHDLQHTLDRFEAIYSQVFISPRRPQSRLAAALRLRKPR; from the coding sequence ATGAAAATTCTGATTGCTGCCGATTTGCATTGGCCTACAATCAATGGCGTCGCGACGTTCAGTCGCAACTTGGCCAAAGGTTTGAGCGCACGTGGACACGAAGTTTTGGTGATTGCACCAAGTCAAACAGGTAAAAGTTACGAGGAATACGACGGAAATTATTTAATAAAACGAACGGTCTCGGTGCCGTTTTTGCCTATTAACAATATACGCATTTCGGTCTCGCCCTATTTAGAGGTCCGTAAGATTATTAAAGATTTCCAGCCTGACGTTATTCACGTGCAGTCGCCACTCATGGTTGGGCTGGCGTCACTCCAGGTTGGCGGCCGAAACAATATCCCTCTGGTAGCAACCAACCACGCGATGAGTGAAAACCTAATTGAAAACATGCGGCTCTTGCTCCCGATGGCCCGCCCGATTAACCGCCTGCTCAAAGAATATGCCCGGCTGATTTATCGCAACGTATCATATATGACTTTGCCGACCGAAAGCGCGATTGGGATGTTTGGAGATACGCCCGAAAAAATGCCGATGCCTATTGAAGCAGTCAGTAATGGCGTTGACCTTCGGCATTTTAAGCCTGGCGACGTATCTAAGGATCTTTATGACAGATTTAAGCTGCCGACAGATCGTCCGATTGTCATGTACGTCGGCCGGCTAGACGCCGAAAAACATATCTCGACACTCGTAAAAGCGTTTACCCGCGTCCGGGAAAAGCACGATGCCCATCTTTTAGTTGTCGGTTATGGCAATGACAGCGACCGTCTGCAAGAACTTGCCCGTGATAAAGGTATTATGAGTGACACAACATTCACGGGTTTTGTCAGCGAAGAAGATAAGGAATTGCTGTACCGGCTTGGAACGGTCTACTGTATGACGTCGCCGGCTGAATTGCAGTGTATTTCAATGCTCGAGGCAATGGCCAGCGGACTGCCGGTCGTTTCGGTTGACGCTGGTCCGCTAAAAGAATTATGCCAGGATGGCCACAATGGCTATTTGTGTGAAGTTGATAATGATAGTGATATGGCCGATAAAATTAGTAAAATTCTAAGCGATGAGAATCGCCGCCAGCAAATGGGCGTCGAGAGTCTTGCTATCGCTACGACTCACGATTTGCAGCATACCCTCGATCGTTTCGAAGCTATCTACAGCCAGGTTTTTATCTCACCCCGACGTCCGCAAAGCCGCTTGGCTGCTGCCCTTCGCCTGCGTAAACCCCGCTAA
- a CDS encoding F0F1 ATP synthase subunit delta, with translation MALRLSRRKLSAYLADELIAGKKDVPARLAAFLLDTNRMRELPLIVRDIEDALAIRGIVIADIDSAYELTAETTKQLESFVKNKTDAKQVHFRTAIDETLLGGVRVNLPGQELDATLRRKLTNLKATKV, from the coding sequence ATGGCTTTACGTTTGTCGCGCCGTAAACTTTCCGCGTATCTTGCGGATGAGCTTATAGCTGGTAAAAAAGACGTGCCAGCCCGGCTTGCCGCATTCTTGCTTGATACTAACCGGATGCGCGAGCTTCCGCTCATCGTCCGCGATATAGAGGATGCGCTTGCCATCCGTGGTATCGTCATTGCTGACATTGATAGCGCCTACGAACTGACTGCCGAGACTACCAAACAGCTTGAATCGTTCGTGAAGAACAAGACAGATGCCAAACAAGTTCACTTTCGCACGGCCATAGATGAAACGCTCCTTGGCGGCGTACGAGTGAATTTGCCTGGACAAGAGCTTGACGCGACACTCAGGCGCAAACTGACAAATCTAAAAGCGACTAAAGTATAA
- the atpF gene encoding F0F1 ATP synthase subunit B: protein MDILTQFGASEAGSGDVLSALGIDWKILIFQIVAFLILVWFLGKYVYPVLMKTIDARQAEIEAGTKAASEAEKKAAKAEADVTKLMKQARKDATEIVSTAREEANAALEAADAKAKSRADAIVASAHDQIQKDVIAAKKTLHNETIDLVAAATEKVVGKTISAKVDDSIIANAVKEAK, encoded by the coding sequence ATGGATATATTAACACAATTTGGAGCGTCTGAAGCCGGTTCGGGAGATGTACTGAGCGCGCTTGGGATCGACTGGAAGATTCTGATTTTTCAGATTGTCGCCTTTTTGATCCTGGTGTGGTTTTTGGGCAAGTACGTCTATCCGGTTTTGATGAAAACTATCGATGCGCGTCAGGCTGAGATCGAAGCAGGTACTAAAGCGGCGAGCGAAGCTGAGAAAAAAGCCGCCAAGGCTGAAGCTGACGTGACGAAGCTTATGAAGCAGGCCCGTAAAGACGCGACTGAAATCGTATCTACTGCCCGCGAAGAAGCAAATGCGGCACTTGAAGCAGCTGATGCCAAAGCGAAATCCAGGGCTGACGCGATTGTCGCCTCGGCGCATGACCAGATTCAAAAAGACGTGATTGCGGCTAAAAAAACACTTCATAACGAAACGATTGATCTCGTCGCGGCCGCGACTGAAAAAGTTGTCGGTAAAACGATCAGTGCCAAAGTAGATGATTCGATTATCGCGAATGCCGTAAAGGAAGCCAAGTAG
- a CDS encoding ATP synthase F0 subunit C: protein MNELAFGLTYALPALGAAVGIGIIGSGALNAFGRNPEKLSDIRTLMITAIVFADSLAIIGIVVAIIAKFL from the coding sequence ATGAACGAATTAGCATTTGGACTTACCTACGCCCTGCCTGCACTTGGTGCCGCGGTTGGTATTGGTATTATCGGTTCTGGCGCATTAAACGCTTTTGGCCGCAACCCAGAGAAACTATCTGACATCCGAACGCTTATGATTACCGCGATCGTGTTTGCCGACTCACTGGCTATTATTGGTATCGTGGTCGCTATTATCGCGAAATTCCTCTAG
- a CDS encoding alpha/beta hydrolase: MNSTLRLKDGSTTHYWEYNSEKRPTIIMVHGFRGTHHGLERIVRQLEDFHVIVPDLPGFGESDPFTKDTHNLDQYVAFVGEFIKQMDGDEKPILLGHSFGSIVASHYAVKKPKTIEKLILINPIGAPALKGSKAALTHLAIFYYWLGRTLPANLSNIWLSSQASTDIMTLIMTKTQDKDMRSFIRDQHRQHFSTFSNPTVVSEAFKASVGHDVREVATQIKVPTLLIAGEKDDVTPLEKQRQLAGLIKGSKLHIIHNVGHLIHYETSDEAATVIQEWAAAPVKP, encoded by the coding sequence ATGAATTCTACACTTCGGCTTAAAGACGGCAGTACGACACATTACTGGGAATACAACAGCGAAAAACGGCCGACAATCATTATGGTGCACGGGTTTCGTGGAACGCACCACGGGCTCGAGCGCATCGTCCGCCAACTTGAAGATTTTCACGTTATCGTTCCAGACCTCCCAGGCTTTGGCGAAAGTGATCCTTTCACGAAAGACACGCATAACCTGGACCAGTACGTTGCGTTCGTAGGAGAGTTCATCAAACAGATGGATGGTGATGAAAAACCGATCCTGCTTGGTCATTCGTTCGGAAGCATTGTCGCAAGTCACTATGCCGTTAAAAAACCAAAAACGATTGAAAAACTTATCCTCATCAACCCAATCGGCGCGCCTGCGCTGAAAGGTTCGAAAGCCGCACTGACACACCTGGCTATTTTCTATTACTGGCTTGGCCGGACGCTTCCGGCAAACCTCAGCAATATCTGGCTTTCAAGCCAAGCATCAACGGATATCATGACGCTTATCATGACCAAAACCCAGGACAAAGACATGCGCTCATTTATTCGTGACCAGCACCGTCAGCATTTTAGTACGTTCTCAAACCCCACGGTTGTGTCTGAGGCTTTTAAAGCATCGGTTGGACATGACGTGCGCGAAGTCGCGACCCAAATCAAAGTACCGACACTTTTGATCGCAGGTGAAAAAGACGACGTGACACCGCTTGAAAAACAGCGCCAACTAGCAGGACTCATAAAGGGTAGCAAGCTCCACATTATTCATAATGTCGGCCATTTAATTCACTACGAAACATCAGACGAGGCAGCCACGGTCATCCAAGAGTGGGCCGCCGCACCCGTAAAACCTTAG
- a CDS encoding F0F1 ATP synthase subunit A has product MEYFAATELHISMASESLFTIGGFAVTNAVMTGLATTIIVVALFLYVARMVKAGRYNRFIGLVQWGFEGMLGQINSVIADKVLARKIAPLALTIFFFVLIGYWLSVLPGLDTIKVHGVPVLRSITADLNFTLGLALITMVTVQMYAIKHMGVFGNGGRYLRNPFKDPLGAFEGVLELIGEFSRGIALALRLFGNAFAGEVLLVIVAILTSYFAAVTLPFFMAFELFIGLIQAYVFFVLTLIFTSLAIESHGAHSPEHSSVDFADKAKQLE; this is encoded by the coding sequence ATGGAATATTTCGCAGCAACCGAACTTCATATCAGCATGGCTTCAGAGTCATTGTTTACTATTGGCGGATTCGCCGTGACGAATGCCGTGATGACTGGCCTCGCGACAACTATCATTGTCGTGGCACTCTTTTTGTATGTTGCCCGAATGGTCAAAGCCGGACGCTATAACCGTTTTATCGGGCTTGTCCAATGGGGATTTGAAGGAATGCTCGGACAAATCAACAGTGTTATTGCCGACAAGGTACTCGCCCGGAAGATTGCTCCTTTGGCTCTTACTATTTTCTTTTTCGTATTAATCGGCTACTGGTTGAGCGTGCTGCCTGGACTGGACACTATTAAGGTGCACGGCGTCCCAGTCTTGCGTAGTATTACGGCCGATCTAAACTTTACGCTCGGACTTGCCCTTATTACGATGGTTACGGTTCAGATGTACGCCATTAAACATATGGGCGTGTTTGGTAACGGCGGGCGCTATCTTCGCAACCCATTCAAAGATCCGCTTGGCGCGTTCGAAGGAGTTTTGGAGCTTATCGGTGAGTTTTCTCGCGGTATTGCCCTTGCCCTGCGTTTGTTCGGTAACGCCTTTGCGGGTGAAGTCCTTCTTGTGATCGTGGCTATCCTGACCAGCTATTTCGCGGCCGTTACGTTGCCGTTCTTTATGGCATTCGAGCTATTCATCGGACTGATTCAGGCATACGTATTCTTTGTCCTGACCTTGATCTTTACCTCGCTGGCGATCGAATCGCATGGCGCTCATTCCCCGGAACATTCCTCTGTTGATTTTGCCGACAAGGCCAAGCAATTGGAATGA
- a CDS encoding ATP-binding cassette domain-containing protein yields MIADITITEKSFGPKLLMSGIKFSINDGEKVGVVGRNGVGKSTLFGILTGADKDFTGEVIYKRGTVVVATAQEHHDLKDVTVLQYVLSGLPEYSELSHIMETYPETMGDDMKKIEEYTQALGRFDDKGFYQIEEQIERELDNFQLPNVAHRQFSTLSGGQKRLVEVVKVMHSDAHLALVDEPTNHMDYRAKAQFIDWMKDAREAMLVITHDRDVLREVDRIIELKDGDNVSYKGNYDAYLKQNAVSTGTQMNDFEMVEKRIVNLKAKVIDYQRLKEKSRNPGTIQKFKRLEETSRKELGELQAKEKPTFWIDKESAANLNYKVAAQYDKFKAKNIRMNLKDDESRSKHVLVNAKGLSLGYGDSPLFSGVNIDLREGEALEIHGRNGAGKTTLIKALLGLNETNDIKTFAGEITLDNHIRIGVYEQEVSLDYFALPLEQAIEKMYLDRDLSVSTPKIRALLSDYLFNEGDGKIPLSKLSGGQKARFQLIAMLANNPQLLILDEPTNHLDLPSIEELETALAKYSGAVLYVSHDGYFRDAMGGESVQIGAV; encoded by the coding sequence ATGATTGCTGATATTACCATTACTGAAAAAAGCTTCGGTCCCAAACTTTTAATGAGTGGGATCAAGTTTAGTATTAACGACGGCGAGAAAGTCGGCGTTGTCGGACGTAACGGCGTTGGCAAATCTACCCTTTTCGGTATCCTCACAGGGGCTGATAAAGATTTTACAGGTGAAGTGATTTACAAGCGTGGAACAGTTGTCGTGGCCACCGCTCAGGAACACCATGATCTAAAAGACGTCACTGTTTTGCAGTACGTATTGTCTGGCTTGCCTGAATATTCTGAACTTAGCCATATTATGGAAACGTACCCTGAGACTATGGGTGACGACATGAAAAAGATCGAAGAGTACACGCAGGCACTTGGCCGTTTTGACGATAAAGGCTTTTACCAGATCGAAGAACAAATCGAACGTGAACTCGATAATTTCCAGCTTCCCAACGTTGCCCACCGGCAGTTCTCTACCCTTTCTGGTGGTCAAAAACGTCTTGTCGAAGTAGTAAAAGTAATGCACTCCGACGCGCATCTCGCGCTTGTCGACGAACCGACGAACCATATGGACTACAGGGCAAAGGCCCAGTTTATCGATTGGATGAAAGACGCCCGCGAAGCGATGCTGGTCATTACTCACGACCGTGATGTCCTGCGTGAAGTCGATAGGATTATCGAACTAAAAGATGGCGACAACGTTAGTTACAAGGGTAATTACGATGCCTATCTAAAGCAGAACGCTGTCAGTACCGGTACGCAGATGAACGATTTTGAAATGGTTGAAAAACGAATCGTTAACTTAAAAGCGAAAGTTATTGACTACCAACGTCTCAAAGAAAAATCACGTAATCCAGGGACGATCCAAAAGTTCAAACGGCTTGAGGAAACATCCCGTAAAGAACTTGGTGAACTCCAGGCTAAAGAAAAGCCGACATTCTGGATCGATAAAGAATCGGCGGCTAACTTAAATTACAAAGTCGCGGCGCAGTATGACAAATTCAAGGCGAAAAACATTCGTATGAATCTTAAAGACGACGAGAGCCGCAGTAAACACGTGCTTGTTAACGCCAAAGGACTGTCACTTGGATACGGTGATTCGCCACTATTTTCTGGTGTTAATATCGACCTTCGCGAAGGCGAAGCGCTTGAAATTCACGGGCGAAACGGTGCGGGCAAGACGACGCTTATTAAAGCGCTTTTGGGACTTAACGAGACAAATGACATAAAGACGTTCGCAGGTGAGATTACGCTCGATAATCATATTAGAATTGGCGTATACGAACAGGAAGTATCATTAGATTACTTTGCGCTTCCACTCGAACAAGCCATTGAAAAAATGTATTTAGACCGCGACCTTTCGGTTAGCACGCCTAAAATCCGCGCGCTGCTTAGTGATTATTTATTCAACGAAGGCGACGGTAAGATTCCGCTTTCCAAACTGAGCGGTGGCCAAAAAGCGCGTTTCCAATTGATCGCGATGCTTGCGAACAACCCGCAGCTACTTATTCTTGACGAGCCTACTAACCACCTTGACCTTCCGAGTATTGAAGAGTTAGAAACAGCGCTCGCGAAGTACTCGGGCGCTGTTCTGTATGTGAGCCATGACGGATACTTCCGTGATGCTATGGGTGGTGAATCCGTGCAGATCGGTGCTGTTTAG
- the atpA gene encoding F0F1 ATP synthase subunit alpha, which yields MSEVSVTELAQDLRDAIAKLETTEGLEKVGVVVRVGDGVAWVHGLRDAGFSEVLTIETDNGTVEAFALNLMEDEIGAVLLGSDQHVSAGAKVRLKGTVLQVPVGPELLGRVVDPLGNPLDGGPAIKTKQMGLVEREAIGVMGRKHVHEPLMTGIMAIDAMFPIGRGQRELIIGDRQTGKTAIAIDTMINQGKQKTGVINVYVAIGQKLSKIARLIDRLKQEGVMDQTIIVATGPSDPASMLYLAPYAATAMGEYFRDNKQHALMIYDDLTKHAVAYRQMSLLLRRPPGREAFPGDVFYLHSRLLERSAKLSDDLGAGSLTALPIIETQAGDISAYIPTNVISITDGQIFMETDLFYQGIRPAISAGLSVSRVGGDAQTKAVKSVSGHLKLGLSQFRELASFAQFGSDLDEETKKQIDNGQRLTELLKQHQYEPASIWEQVASIHAVNSGAFVNVPVAKIKDAQAALLTRLWSDHKKDMQEVNKGAKPTDELLALIEKNAKSAAKGFEG from the coding sequence ATGAGCGAAGTATCAGTAACAGAACTTGCCCAGGATCTCCGCGACGCGATCGCGAAACTGGAAACGACCGAAGGGCTTGAAAAAGTCGGCGTTGTCGTTCGGGTTGGTGACGGTGTGGCCTGGGTGCATGGTCTGCGTGACGCAGGCTTTTCAGAAGTATTAACGATCGAGACGGATAACGGCACGGTTGAGGCTTTCGCCCTGAACCTGATGGAAGACGAAATCGGTGCGGTACTTCTTGGTAGCGACCAACACGTCTCTGCCGGTGCTAAAGTGCGCCTAAAAGGCACGGTACTGCAAGTACCTGTCGGTCCAGAACTACTTGGACGCGTGGTTGACCCGCTCGGTAACCCACTAGATGGCGGCCCAGCGATCAAGACCAAGCAAATGGGCCTTGTGGAACGTGAAGCTATCGGCGTCATGGGACGTAAGCACGTTCACGAACCACTTATGACTGGTATCATGGCAATTGACGCCATGTTCCCTATCGGCCGTGGTCAGCGTGAGCTGATTATTGGCGACCGCCAAACTGGTAAAACAGCTATCGCGATCGACACGATGATCAACCAGGGCAAGCAAAAGACTGGCGTTATCAACGTCTATGTTGCCATTGGTCAAAAACTGTCTAAGATCGCTCGTCTGATCGACCGCCTTAAACAAGAAGGCGTTATGGACCAGACTATTATTGTCGCCACTGGCCCTAGTGACCCTGCGTCAATGCTGTATCTTGCACCGTATGCCGCAACGGCTATGGGTGAATACTTCCGCGATAACAAACAGCACGCGCTGATGATCTACGACGACCTGACAAAGCACGCTGTCGCGTACCGTCAGATGTCACTGCTTCTTCGCCGTCCACCAGGGCGTGAGGCGTTCCCAGGTGACGTGTTCTACCTTCACTCCCGCCTGCTTGAACGCTCGGCTAAACTATCTGACGATCTTGGTGCTGGTTCACTGACCGCGCTTCCTATCATTGAAACGCAGGCTGGTGACATTTCCGCCTACATCCCAACCAACGTCATTTCAATTACCGACGGTCAGATTTTCATGGAAACAGACCTTTTCTACCAAGGTATTCGTCCGGCAATCTCTGCAGGCCTATCCGTTTCCCGTGTGGGTGGTGACGCCCAAACCAAAGCAGTTAAATCTGTCAGTGGCCACCTAAAGCTTGGTCTTTCACAGTTCCGCGAGCTCGCGAGCTTCGCGCAGTTTGGTAGCGACCTGGACGAAGAAACGAAAAAGCAGATCGACAACGGCCAACGCTTAACCGAACTTCTAAAGCAGCACCAATACGAACCAGCAAGTATCTGGGAACAGGTTGCCAGCATTCACGCGGTCAACAGCGGCGCATTCGTTAATGTCCCCGTTGCAAAGATCAAGGATGCTCAGGCTGCCCTATTAACCCGCCTATGGAGTGATCACAAAAAAGACATGCAAGAGGTCAACAAGGGTGCGAAACCAACCGATGAACTGCTTGCGCTCATCGAAAAGAACGCCAAGTCTGCCGCTAAAGGATTTGAGGGATAA
- a CDS encoding glutaredoxin domain-containing protein: protein MTDSATTNAARITIYSTTWCAFCKTEKQWLDKLGIPYIEKNVETDMDAHNELVEKNGGPYQGVPITDVDGDLVLGFDRLKIDKLMKEKGIAPVAA, encoded by the coding sequence ATGACCGACTCAGCAACAACTAATGCAGCACGAATTACCATTTATAGCACGACGTGGTGCGCTTTTTGTAAAACCGAAAAACAATGGTTGGACAAACTAGGCATTCCCTACATCGAAAAGAATGTCGAAACCGATATGGATGCCCACAACGAACTTGTCGAAAAAAACGGAGGTCCGTACCAAGGCGTCCCGATCACCGACGTTGACGGCGACCTCGTGCTTGGATTTGACCGCCTAAAGATCGACAAGCTTATGAAAGAAAAGGGAATCGCGCCCGTAGCTGCCTAA
- the atpG gene encoding ATP synthase F1 subunit gamma has translation MASTQALKSRIRSVKSTKQITKAMQLVAASKMRRAQDATKISAPYTLAARQILTNLSAQMETNDHPLYAVRPVKNRLFIVIAGDRGLAGAYNSNVFKRYIRERQADVKAGIGNHTIAVGRRTVQFVSRLKDTDILGVYEYLPDNAEGRELHAIIETARAQFEDGIVDAVDIVYTQFNSSLSQEVVVQRVLPAGYEKTDTSGGIRRDVLYEPNPEVVLDSITQRLVTAQMFQALLDARASEYSMRMLAMKNATDNATDLISDLTLAMNKARQGAITQELAEISGGVEALNN, from the coding sequence ATGGCTTCCACTCAAGCACTAAAATCGCGTATCCGCTCGGTCAAATCGACCAAGCAGATTACAAAAGCGATGCAGTTGGTGGCCGCTAGCAAAATGCGTCGTGCGCAGGATGCAACCAAGATCTCAGCTCCGTACACGCTGGCTGCACGCCAAATTTTAACGAATCTATCGGCTCAGATGGAGACCAACGACCACCCTTTATACGCTGTACGACCGGTTAAAAACCGCTTGTTTATCGTTATTGCTGGTGACCGCGGTCTTGCCGGAGCGTATAACAGTAACGTTTTCAAGCGCTACATTCGCGAACGTCAAGCGGATGTCAAAGCGGGTATCGGTAACCATACTATCGCTGTCGGACGCCGCACGGTGCAGTTCGTATCGCGGCTAAAAGACACCGATATCCTTGGCGTGTACGAATACCTGCCTGATAACGCCGAAGGGCGCGAACTTCACGCCATCATCGAAACGGCCCGTGCGCAGTTTGAAGATGGTATCGTTGACGCGGTGGACATCGTCTATACGCAGTTTAACAGCAGCCTAAGCCAGGAAGTTGTCGTGCAGCGGGTTCTGCCAGCTGGATATGAAAAGACAGATACCTCCGGTGGCATACGGCGCGACGTACTCTACGAACCAAACCCGGAAGTCGTGCTCGATAGTATTACGCAGCGGCTTGTTACTGCCCAAATGTTCCAGGCCTTACTCGATGCCCGGGCAAGTGAATATAGCATGCGTATGCTGGCCATGAAAAACGCGACTGACAATGCGACTGACCTTATCTCCGACCTTACCCTCGCGATGAACAAGGCACGTCAAGGCGCGATTACCCAAGAATTAGCAGAAATATCAGGCGGCGTGGAAGCGCTGAACAATTAA